The following is a genomic window from Thaumasiovibrio subtropicus.
CTTGGGCCAGCATGGTTGCGGCTTGTGGAAACTTGGGATTGACATCGACCCGCGTGACCGCCGGTGAGATGAAACTCTGCGATTGACGATTAATCTGCCGATTAAGCACTTCACTGAAATCATCGCCGAGTTGATAAATCCCCCCCAGTGCCGCGTGTTGCGGTGTTTGCATACCAAACTGGCTGATAAGCACCGCTTTCTTGTACTGTGTTTTATGGCAAGTTTTTGCCGTTGGGTAGATATCAATACGTGCAGTTACATAGTACTTGCCGCCACCACGTTTGACATCTACGACTTGAATCTCCCGGACTTCGCTGTCTGAAAACAGGTATTGGTCACGCTCTTGCTCAAGGATGGGCTGCATGTAGTTAAAGGTCGATAGATCTGCCCCTGAGTACTGCATCGCTTGGAATACGGCATCCTTTAACGCGTTATTGCGGGCGGCAAGGTTACTCTCCAAGAGATCGGCTTGTCCGGTGACTTCAAACCACGTCGCCTGTGCTGGAAGGTGACAACATAAGGCAAGCAGCCAAGCTGAGAATCGTTTTTTCATAAGGCATCCATTTTCGGTATGAAAATTGCTTTTACTAAGCAAAATCCAGAAAACTGCAGAGTTAGTTTTAACGGACAACAACATTTTGACGCAACGGTGCAGCTCGTTAAATCTGAGATGGCTATGCAAGGACTATACCTTAAATTGAGCCGGAACAACGACCTGCGATACAGGGAACTGTGAAACCGTATTGATGACTTTGGAGCGGTAACATGAAAAATTGGACCTATCGAATAAGTGTGATTGTGCTTTCTATTCTGGTTGTGTCTTGCTCATATGCGCCTATTTATAATGGTAAAGAACCTTACACTGGCAGTAGTTTTATGTTGAGTGAAACACCACGCCATACCATGGATTTCTTTGTGGAAGGCCTAACCGAGCAGTTGGTGGATTCGAATCAGTACTTAACCGCACGTACTCCGCTAGCCGTGACGTCATTTGTTGATCTTCAAGCGCTGGATGAAACTAACTGGCTCGGCAACAGTGTTTCAGAAGCATTTATGTTTCAGATGCAGCAGCGTGGATATACAGTGGTCGATTTTAAAGCGACAGGTGCCATTCGTGTGACCGAGACAGGGGATTTTGCCGTCAGCCGCAACTGGGAAGACCTTGCTGGTGAACAACTTGTAGACTACGTGCTTACTGGCACTATGCTTCGCCAAGGCGGAGGCGTGTTGGTCAATGCCAGAATTATCGGTATGCGTTCACGCGTGGTTATTGCATCCGCGCAGGGCTTTTTGCCCGCAGATCGAATTGGACGTGATATCGATAACTTGAACAAAATGCGAATTGAGAATGGCTCTATCATTCGCAATGACGTTAATAGCCATGATCGCGGAAACGTGATTTTAAAACCATAGGAGCGGGAACCATGATGGGAAGAATCTTCGCGATTGCGAGCATGTTTTTATTGGTTGCCTGCCAGCCTTTGTCAGAGATGCAGAACAACAATATCGTTACCGCTGTGGGCTTTGCTTCAATCAGTGATCAACGCGGTACCACAGAAGATGAGAAAAAGATCCGTGCAATGCGTGCGTCCAAGCTAGATGCTTACCGAGAACTGACTGAGCAAATTTACGGTTTGCGCTTAAGTGCGCGTGCCGATATGACAGATCAACAGCTGGGTACTGAGTTTACCGATGGTGCTGTAGATGGCGTGATTCGCGGTGCGCAGGTGGTACGCAGTTATGTGGTGGGTGATAACTATGTGACAGAGATGTCGCTGGATCTCGATATGATGGATCGCCTTAAAGATAATGCTGAAGTGCACTCCATACCGCAAAATTCGGTCACTATGTTCTAAATCTCGGGATTTGGAATCGCTTACGCAGCCGTTCTCTTCAGAAGCGACAGAAAAACCACAAGGCCGTCAATTTTTCGACGGCCTTTTTGTGTCTATCGATTGTGCCTATTAATGATGTAGGGAGTACAACTAGAAATCGTTCGAAGCGCAGTTGGAGTAGTGGCTAGGCTTTTATATTGGTGCCGAGAGAGCGAATATTGGTGGCGACACCTTCGCTGTTGTAACCCATTTGTGATTTGCCGCGTGACTGCTGAAAGAGGTTATTCAGTTTGTGAAAGCTGAGTTGAGCACGTTGTAGTGCTTCACCATTCACTTCGTTGTGCATGTGGCAGGTATTAAGGAGTGCTTCGAGTTCGCCGACAAGGCCTTTGAGCGCGTCATCTTCTTTCAGTTGCGCTTTATCCGGATGACGTCCGATGATGGCATCTTGCTGTTGGATTTGGTTAAGCTTGGCCAGCTTCTCTTTGGCTTGCTGTTCGATATCGGTTGACTGACGTGCAGCGATAGCGTCTTTCTCTGCATCGAGAATGACGAGGAGGTCATTGAGCAATTGTTTTTGCTGCTCTAGCAGCGTCAAAAGTTGCATACTGACGCCTTACACTTAAAAACCGCGTAACTCTTCTTCAAATTGCATCATGTTCGATGCAAGACGATCGGCATCGATGACGTAAGAGCCATTTGAAATCG
Proteins encoded in this region:
- a CDS encoding LPP20 family lipoprotein, whose product is MGRIFAIASMFLLVACQPLSEMQNNNIVTAVGFASISDQRGTTEDEKKIRAMRASKLDAYRELTEQIYGLRLSARADMTDQQLGTEFTDGAVDGVIRGAQVVRSYVVGDNYVTEMSLDLDMMDRLKDNAEVHSIPQNSVTMF
- a CDS encoding FlgO family outer membrane protein, encoding MKNWTYRISVIVLSILVVSCSYAPIYNGKEPYTGSSFMLSETPRHTMDFFVEGLTEQLVDSNQYLTARTPLAVTSFVDLQALDETNWLGNSVSEAFMFQMQQRGYTVVDFKATGAIRVTETGDFAVSRNWEDLAGEQLVDYVLTGTMLRQGGGVLVNARIIGMRSRVVIASAQGFLPADRIGRDIDNLNKMRIENGSIIRNDVNSHDRGNVILKP
- a CDS encoding flagella synthesis protein FlgN produces the protein MQLLTLLEQQKQLLNDLLVILDAEKDAIAARQSTDIEQQAKEKLAKLNQIQQQDAIIGRHPDKAQLKEDDALKGLVGELEALLNTCHMHNEVNGEALQRAQLSFHKLNNLFQQSRGKSQMGYNSEGVATNIRSLGTNIKA